One part of the Strigops habroptila isolate Jane chromosome 23, bStrHab1.2.pri, whole genome shotgun sequence genome encodes these proteins:
- the MYO1A gene encoding unconventional myosin-Ia isoform X1 gives MEATNSLLDTAAIGDLVLLDPLTEDSLLRTLRERFRREDIYTYIGNVLISVNPYQPLPIYTPEKVQEYHNCNFFAVKPHIYAIADDAYRSLRDQDRDQCILITGESGAGKTEASKLVMSYVAAVCSKGEEVDKVKEQLLQSNPVLEAFGNAKTIRNDNSSRFGKYMDVEFDFKGEPLGGVISNYLLEKSRIVRHVKGERNFHIFYQLLAGGSVHLLQQLKLQQDCQHYVYLNRESCSLPGVDDAANFHTMQDAMRIIGFSPAEVTALLEVTAVVLKLGNVQLSSSYQASGMEACSIAEPQELQEICELIGLDPGTLEQALCSRTVKARDETVLTTLSAPQGYYGRDALAKNIYSRLFDWLVTRINTSIQVKPGKQRKVMGVLDIYGFEIFQDNGFEQFIINYCNEKLQQIFILMTLKEEQEEYVREGIQWTPVEFFDNSIICNLIENGKNGILAMLDEECLRPGVVNEDTFLTKLNLLFASHKHYESKETQNARHVMDSSLLPQCFRIHHYAGKVTYNVTGFIEKNNDLLFRDLSQAMWAARHPLLRSLFPEGDPQKVSLKLPPTAGFQFKASVAMLMKNLYSKNPNYIRCIKPNETKAAMLFTPELVLAQVRYLGLMENVRVRRAGYAFRQLYGSFLERYKMLGSQTWPRWTGSDRAGAEALLAELAFPPEELAFGHTKIFIRSPHTLFDLERRRQERVVQLATLIQKMIRGWRCRTQYQLMRKSQIILSAWFRGHAQKNKYKQMKRSALMIQAYVRGWKSRRLLRELKLQQHRHAAAATIAAYWKGYQVRRVYRRYFRSDASTRLANFIYRRLVQKFLMGLSRNLPPLSVMDRTWPPASYKFLANANEELRNIFYHWKCKKYREELPPQRKALLQTKLCASELFKDKKTLYPKSLQQPFRGEYLGLTQNPKYQKLHAVAKDKLVMADNVRKVNRANGKTVPRLLLLTTEHFVLADPKAAQPKTVLSLGDIRSVSVTRFSDGFLVLHLKETSTGAAKGDFLLVSDHLIELVTRLHQTLMDATAQALPLHITDQFSTRFQKGDVAITVVESDKAGTNGPVCKKRGNHRMEVLVH, from the exons C ACGTACATCGGGAACGTGCTGATCTCGGTGAACCCCTACCAGCCCCTGCCCATCTACACCCCCGAGAAGGTGCAGGAGTACCACAACTGCAACTTCTTCGCTGTGAAGCCCCACAT CTATGCCATTGCTGACGATGCGTACCGCTCGCTGCGGGACCAAGACAGGGACCAGTGCATCCTCATCACTGGCGAGAGCGGGGCCGGCAAGACAG AGGCCAGCAAGCTGGTGATGTCCTACGTGGCAGCGGTGTGCAGCAAAGGGGAGGAGGTGGATAAGGTgaaggagcagctcctgcagtccAACCCCGTGCTGGAGG CCTTTGGGAATGCCAAGACCATCCGTAACGACAACTCTTCCCGCTTT GGCAAATACATGGATGTGGAGTTTGACTTCAAGGGGGAACCCCTGGGAGGGGTCATCAGCAACT ACCTGCTGGAGAAATCCCGCATCGTGCGGCACGTGAAGGGCGAGAGGAACTTCCACATCTTCTACCAGCTCCTGGCCGGGGGCTCGGTGCATCTACTCC AGCAGCTGAAGCTCCAGCAGGACTGCCAGCACTACGTCTACCTGAACCGGGAGAGCTGCAGCCTGCCCGGTGTGGATGATGCAGCCAACTTCCATACCATGCAG GATGCCATGAGGATCATCGGCTTCTCGCCCGCCGAGGTGACGGCGCTGCTGGAGGTGACGGCCGTGGTGCTCAAGCTGGGTAAtgtgcagctgagcagcagctacCAGGCCAGCGGGATGGAGGCGTGCAGCATCGCCGAGCCGCAGG agctgcaggagatCTGCGAGCTCATCGGGCTGGACCCCGGCACGCTAGAGCAGGCGCTGTGCTCCCGCACGGTGAAGGCGCGGGATGAGACGGTGCTCACCACGCTCAGCGCCCCCCAG GGCTACTATGGCCGGGATGCGCTGGCCAAGAACATCTACAGCCGCCTCTTCGACTGGCTGGTGACCCGCATCAACACCAGCATCCAG GTGAAGCcgggaaagcagaggaaggtgaTGGGTGTCCTGGACATCTATGGCTTTGAGATCTTCCAG GACAACGGCTTTGAGCAGTTCATCATCAACTACTGCaatgagaagctgcagcagatcTTCATCTTGATGACCctgaaggaggagcaggaggaataTGTCCGAGAG GGTATCCAGTGGACCCCGGTGGAGTTCTTTGACAACAGCATCATCTGCAACTTGATTGAGAAC GGCAAGAACGGGATCCTGGCCATGCTGGACGAGGAGTGCCTGCGGCCCGGCGTGGTCAACGAGGACACCTTCCTCACCAAGCTGAACCTCCTCTTCGCCAGCCACAAGCACTATGAGAGCAAGGAGACCCAGAACGCCCGGCACGTCATGGACAGCAGCCTGCTGCCGCAATGCTTCCGCATCCACCACTACGCCGGCAAG GTCACCTACAACGTGACGGGCTTCATAGAGAAGAACAACGACCTGCTGTTCCGTGACCTCTCGCAGGCCATGTGGGCTGCCCGGCACCCGCTGCTGCGCTCCCTCTTCCCCGAGGGGGACCCCCAGAAAGTCTCCCTCAAGCTGCCCCCCACCGCAGGCTTCCAGTTCAAGGCCTCGGTGGCGATGCTCATGAAGAACCTCTACTCCAAGAACCCCAACTACATCAG GTGCATCAAACCCAACGAGACCAAAGCAGCGATGCTCTTCACGCCggagctggtgctggcacaggtcCGGTACCTGGGGCTGATGGAGAACGTGCGGGTGCGACGCGCCGGCTACGCCTTCCGACAGCTCTATGGCTCCTTCCTGGAGCGATACAAGATGCTCGGCTCCCAGACCTGGCCCCGCTGGACCGGCAGTGACAG GGCAGGGGCTGAggctctgctggcagagctggcgTTCCCCCCCGAGGAGCTGGCGTTTGGCCACACCAAGATCTTCATCCGCTCGCCACACACC CTCTTCGACCTGGAGAGGCGGCGCCAGGAGCGCGTGGTCCAGCTCGCCACCCTCATCCAGAAGATGATCCGAGGCTGGCGCTGCCGGACCCAGTATCAACTGATGCGCAAGAGCCAGATCATCCTCTCTGCCTGGTTCCGGGGCCATGCG CAAAAGAACAAGTACAAGCAGATGAAGCGGTCGGCGCTGATGATCCAGGCTTATGTGCGGGGCTGGAAG TCTCGCCGGCTCCTCCGGgagctgaagctgcagcagcaccgtCACGCAGCCGCCGCCACCATCGCCGCTTACTGGAAAGGGTACCAG GTCCGCAGGGTGTACAGGAGGTATTTCCGCTCCGACGCCAGCACCCGCTTGGCCAACTTCATCTACCGGCGGCTg GTCCAGAAGTTCCTGATGGGGCTCAGCAGGAACCTGCCGCCGCTGTCGGTGATGGACCGGACCTGGCCCCCGGCGTCGTACAAGTTCTTGGCTAATGCCAACGAGGAGCTGAGGAACATCTTCTACCACTGGAAG TGCAAGAAGTACCGGGAAGAGCTGCCGCCGCAGCGCAAGGCCCTGCTGCAGACCAAGCTCTGTGCCAGCGAGCTCTTCAAGGACAAGAAGACGCTGTACCCCAAAAG cctaCAGCAGCCTTTCCGTGGCGAGTACCTGGGTCTGACACAGAACCCCAAGTACCAGAAGCTCCACGCCGTGGCCAAGGACAAGCTGGTGATGGCTGATAACGTGAGGAAGGTGAACAGAGCCAATGGCAAG ACGGTGCCgcgcctgctgctgctcaccacCGAGCACTTCGTCCTGGCTGACCCCAAGGCTGCCCAGCCCAAGACTGTGCTTAGCCTGGGCGACATCCGCAGCGTCTCCGTCACCCGCTTCTCCGACGGCTTCTTGGTGCTGCACCTCAAGGAG ACCTCCACAGGGGCAGCCAAAGGGGACTTCTTGCTTGTCAGCGACCACCTCATCGAGCTCGTCACCCGCCTGCACCAGACCCTCATGGATGCCACTGCCCAGGCGCTGCCCCTGCACATCACAGACCA GTTCTCCACCCGCTTCCAGAAGGGCGACGTGGCCATCACCGTGGTGGAGTCGGACAAGGCGGGCACCAACGGCCCCGTCTGCAAGAAGCGGGGCAACCACAGGATGGAGGTGCTGGTCCACTGA
- the MYO1A gene encoding unconventional myosin-Ia isoform X2, producing the protein MEATNSLLDTAAIGDLVLLDPLTEDSLLRTLRERFRREDIYTYIGNVLISVNPYQPLPIYTPEKVQEYHNCNFFAVKPHIYAIADDAYRSLRDQDRDQCILITGESGAGKTEASKLVMSYVAAVCSKGEEVDKVKEQLLQSNPVLEAFGNAKTIRNDNSSRFGKYMDVEFDFKGEPLGGVISNYLLEKSRIVRHVKGERNFHIFYQLLAGGSVHLLQQLKLQQDCQHYVYLNRESCSLPGVDDAANFHTMQDAMRIIGFSPAEVTALLEVTAVVLKLGNVQLSSSYQASGMEACSIAEPQELQEICELIGLDPGTLEQALCSRTVKARDETVLTTLSAPQGYYGRDALAKNIYSRLFDWLVTRINTSIQVKPGKQRKVMGVLDIYGFEIFQDNGFEQFIINYCNEKLQQIFILMTLKEEQEEYVREGIQWTPVEFFDNSIICNLIENGKNGILAMLDEECLRPGVVNEDTFLTKLNLLFASHKHYESKETQNARHVMDSSLLPQCFRIHHYAGKVTYNVTGFIEKNNDLLFRDLSQAMWAARHPLLRSLFPEGDPQKVSLKLPPTAGFQFKASVAMLMKNLYSKNPNYIRCIKPNETKAAMLFTPELVLAQVRYLGLMENVRVRRAGYAFRQLYGSFLERYKMLGSQTWPRWTGSDRAGAEALLAELAFPPEELAFGHTKIFIRSPHTLFDLERRRQERVVQLATLIQKMIRGWRCRTQYQLMRKSQIILSAWFRGHAQKNKYKQMKRSALMIQAYVRGWKVRRVYRRYFRSDASTRLANFIYRRLVQKFLMGLSRNLPPLSVMDRTWPPASYKFLANANEELRNIFYHWKCKKYREELPPQRKALLQTKLCASELFKDKKTLYPKSLQQPFRGEYLGLTQNPKYQKLHAVAKDKLVMADNVRKVNRANGKTVPRLLLLTTEHFVLADPKAAQPKTVLSLGDIRSVSVTRFSDGFLVLHLKETSTGAAKGDFLLVSDHLIELVTRLHQTLMDATAQALPLHITDQFSTRFQKGDVAITVVESDKAGTNGPVCKKRGNHRMEVLVH; encoded by the exons C ACGTACATCGGGAACGTGCTGATCTCGGTGAACCCCTACCAGCCCCTGCCCATCTACACCCCCGAGAAGGTGCAGGAGTACCACAACTGCAACTTCTTCGCTGTGAAGCCCCACAT CTATGCCATTGCTGACGATGCGTACCGCTCGCTGCGGGACCAAGACAGGGACCAGTGCATCCTCATCACTGGCGAGAGCGGGGCCGGCAAGACAG AGGCCAGCAAGCTGGTGATGTCCTACGTGGCAGCGGTGTGCAGCAAAGGGGAGGAGGTGGATAAGGTgaaggagcagctcctgcagtccAACCCCGTGCTGGAGG CCTTTGGGAATGCCAAGACCATCCGTAACGACAACTCTTCCCGCTTT GGCAAATACATGGATGTGGAGTTTGACTTCAAGGGGGAACCCCTGGGAGGGGTCATCAGCAACT ACCTGCTGGAGAAATCCCGCATCGTGCGGCACGTGAAGGGCGAGAGGAACTTCCACATCTTCTACCAGCTCCTGGCCGGGGGCTCGGTGCATCTACTCC AGCAGCTGAAGCTCCAGCAGGACTGCCAGCACTACGTCTACCTGAACCGGGAGAGCTGCAGCCTGCCCGGTGTGGATGATGCAGCCAACTTCCATACCATGCAG GATGCCATGAGGATCATCGGCTTCTCGCCCGCCGAGGTGACGGCGCTGCTGGAGGTGACGGCCGTGGTGCTCAAGCTGGGTAAtgtgcagctgagcagcagctacCAGGCCAGCGGGATGGAGGCGTGCAGCATCGCCGAGCCGCAGG agctgcaggagatCTGCGAGCTCATCGGGCTGGACCCCGGCACGCTAGAGCAGGCGCTGTGCTCCCGCACGGTGAAGGCGCGGGATGAGACGGTGCTCACCACGCTCAGCGCCCCCCAG GGCTACTATGGCCGGGATGCGCTGGCCAAGAACATCTACAGCCGCCTCTTCGACTGGCTGGTGACCCGCATCAACACCAGCATCCAG GTGAAGCcgggaaagcagaggaaggtgaTGGGTGTCCTGGACATCTATGGCTTTGAGATCTTCCAG GACAACGGCTTTGAGCAGTTCATCATCAACTACTGCaatgagaagctgcagcagatcTTCATCTTGATGACCctgaaggaggagcaggaggaataTGTCCGAGAG GGTATCCAGTGGACCCCGGTGGAGTTCTTTGACAACAGCATCATCTGCAACTTGATTGAGAAC GGCAAGAACGGGATCCTGGCCATGCTGGACGAGGAGTGCCTGCGGCCCGGCGTGGTCAACGAGGACACCTTCCTCACCAAGCTGAACCTCCTCTTCGCCAGCCACAAGCACTATGAGAGCAAGGAGACCCAGAACGCCCGGCACGTCATGGACAGCAGCCTGCTGCCGCAATGCTTCCGCATCCACCACTACGCCGGCAAG GTCACCTACAACGTGACGGGCTTCATAGAGAAGAACAACGACCTGCTGTTCCGTGACCTCTCGCAGGCCATGTGGGCTGCCCGGCACCCGCTGCTGCGCTCCCTCTTCCCCGAGGGGGACCCCCAGAAAGTCTCCCTCAAGCTGCCCCCCACCGCAGGCTTCCAGTTCAAGGCCTCGGTGGCGATGCTCATGAAGAACCTCTACTCCAAGAACCCCAACTACATCAG GTGCATCAAACCCAACGAGACCAAAGCAGCGATGCTCTTCACGCCggagctggtgctggcacaggtcCGGTACCTGGGGCTGATGGAGAACGTGCGGGTGCGACGCGCCGGCTACGCCTTCCGACAGCTCTATGGCTCCTTCCTGGAGCGATACAAGATGCTCGGCTCCCAGACCTGGCCCCGCTGGACCGGCAGTGACAG GGCAGGGGCTGAggctctgctggcagagctggcgTTCCCCCCCGAGGAGCTGGCGTTTGGCCACACCAAGATCTTCATCCGCTCGCCACACACC CTCTTCGACCTGGAGAGGCGGCGCCAGGAGCGCGTGGTCCAGCTCGCCACCCTCATCCAGAAGATGATCCGAGGCTGGCGCTGCCGGACCCAGTATCAACTGATGCGCAAGAGCCAGATCATCCTCTCTGCCTGGTTCCGGGGCCATGCG CAAAAGAACAAGTACAAGCAGATGAAGCGGTCGGCGCTGATGATCCAGGCTTATGTGCGGGGCTGGAAG GTCCGCAGGGTGTACAGGAGGTATTTCCGCTCCGACGCCAGCACCCGCTTGGCCAACTTCATCTACCGGCGGCTg GTCCAGAAGTTCCTGATGGGGCTCAGCAGGAACCTGCCGCCGCTGTCGGTGATGGACCGGACCTGGCCCCCGGCGTCGTACAAGTTCTTGGCTAATGCCAACGAGGAGCTGAGGAACATCTTCTACCACTGGAAG TGCAAGAAGTACCGGGAAGAGCTGCCGCCGCAGCGCAAGGCCCTGCTGCAGACCAAGCTCTGTGCCAGCGAGCTCTTCAAGGACAAGAAGACGCTGTACCCCAAAAG cctaCAGCAGCCTTTCCGTGGCGAGTACCTGGGTCTGACACAGAACCCCAAGTACCAGAAGCTCCACGCCGTGGCCAAGGACAAGCTGGTGATGGCTGATAACGTGAGGAAGGTGAACAGAGCCAATGGCAAG ACGGTGCCgcgcctgctgctgctcaccacCGAGCACTTCGTCCTGGCTGACCCCAAGGCTGCCCAGCCCAAGACTGTGCTTAGCCTGGGCGACATCCGCAGCGTCTCCGTCACCCGCTTCTCCGACGGCTTCTTGGTGCTGCACCTCAAGGAG ACCTCCACAGGGGCAGCCAAAGGGGACTTCTTGCTTGTCAGCGACCACCTCATCGAGCTCGTCACCCGCCTGCACCAGACCCTCATGGATGCCACTGCCCAGGCGCTGCCCCTGCACATCACAGACCA GTTCTCCACCCGCTTCCAGAAGGGCGACGTGGCCATCACCGTGGTGGAGTCGGACAAGGCGGGCACCAACGGCCCCGTCTGCAAGAAGCGGGGCAACCACAGGATGGAGGTGCTGGTCCACTGA